A stretch of Heterodontus francisci isolate sHetFra1 chromosome 1, sHetFra1.hap1, whole genome shotgun sequence DNA encodes these proteins:
- the hmx1 gene encoding homeobox protein HMX1 codes for MPDKVTEAQSTPPAKVSSFFIENLLRNNGKGKQTDRKEENEEQVAPRSSLFHNGSAGNHCNQVCCQISSLGCCVGSSPLRESTLQWYTRAQPSCAGCPGPGSPKQGSPSSEEEQCFSVTASDLDSPPASDKGDSHKEVCSQEGDELQEGKRSEAESNQAAKSQTDSDQKSSRKKKTRTVFSRSQVFQLESTFDMKRYLSSSERAGLAASLHLTETQVKIWFQNRRNKWKRQLAADLEAVNLSHSAQRIVRVPILYHENTPPGALSFSLPQISPPLVRFSSSVNYPLTTFPSSIPFLRSQMSGLV; via the exons ATGCCAGACAAAGTGACGGAGGCTCAGAGCACGCCGCCTGCCAAGGTTTCTTCATTTTTTATAGAGAATCTACTGAGGAATAATGGAAAAGGGAAGCAGACGGACAGAAAGGAGGAGAACGAGGAGCAGGTTGCTCCCAGATCAAGCCTCTTTCATAACGGATCTGCAGGAAACCATTGCAACCAGGTCTGCTGCCAGATCTCCAGTCTGGGCTGCTGTGTAGGGAGCTCTCCTCTCAGGGAAAGTACTTTACAGTGGTACACGCGAGCGCAGCCGAGCTGTGCGGGATGTCCTGGTCCAGGCA GTCCGAAACAAGGAAGCCCTAGTTCCGAGGAAGAACAGTGCTTTTCTGTCACAGCCAGTGATCTAGACTCCCCGCCAGCTTCGGACAAAGGAGACAGCCACAAGGAGGTCTGCAGCCAAGAGGGGGACGAGCTACAGGAGGGAAAGAGGTCAGAGGCGGAGAGCAACCAGGCTGCGAAAAGCCAGACGGACTCTGACCAGAAATCCAGTCGCAAAAAGAAAACGCGCACCGTGTTCAGCAGGAGTCAGGTTTTCCAGCTCGAGTCCACTTTTGACATGAAACGCTACCTTAGCAGCTCCGAGAGAGCGGGCCTTGCCGCTTCCCTTCACCTGACCGAGACCCAGGTCAAAATCTGGTTTCAAAATCGTAGAAACAAATGGAAAAGGCAATTGGCCGCAGACCTGGAAGCGGTTAACCTTTCTCACAGTGCACAGAGGATTGTGAGAGTTCCTATTTTATATCACGAAAACACACCACCTGGCGCCTTAAGCTTCAGTCTACCGCAAATATCCCCTCCTTTGGTTAGATTCTCTAGCTCTGTAAATTACCCTCTTACAACATTCCCTTCTTCCATACCTTTCCTAAGGTCACAGATGAGTGGACTTGTCTAA